CGATAGATTGCGAGGGTCTATTTCTGGATTCGCCGATCCTACATTGGAGTAAGCCCATGTCGGCAGCGCGATCGTTGGTACTTGGCGTTCTGTTGTTGGCCTTTTCACTCGCCTTGGCCAATCCGAGCCAGGCCCAGCAGGATCGCGACCCGGCACAACTCTGGGCCGATTTCAACCATTATTCGCTCATCGCACGACCGGACCTCGCCCTGGCCGCGGGCGAAGCCCTGCTCGACCGCGTGGACGATGCCGAGTTGCTGGAAATCGTCGAAGCCAGCGACTACCGCGACTACGAGCCCACGCTCGAACGCGCCGCTCGCGTCGACGAGCTCCGCGAGGTCGCCCGCGAGCTTGGCAGGCGAATTCAGCAGGGCCGCGTCGACCAAAGCCGTGATGAGGAACGCATCCGCGAAGACATTCGCCTGCTCGGTGAAGGCGACCGACGCTTCCGCAACGCCACCCAGCGCCTTACCAGCGCCGGCCAGTACGCCGCGCCGCACATGCTCCGCGCCTTGCAGGACCGAGACCGTAACCGGCTACACCCGTACGTCGTCTCGTCGCTGACGCGCATCGGCCAGCCCATTGTCGACCCGCTCGCCGTCGCGCTGCCCAACCTTTCGCCGACCGTGATGGTGCAGGTGGCCCAGGTGCTCGCCGACATCGGCTACCCCCAGCCGCTGCCTTACATGAAGCAAGTGCTCGAAGATGAGCAGGTCGACGAAGACGCCCGCCGTGTGGTCGACCGGGCCTACCGCCGCCTCGCTGAGGTTGCGGGCATTGATGCGGACACCTCCGCTGCCGACCTGTTCCTCCGCCTCGGCGAAACGAACTACCGCGCCGCGACCCGTGGCGAGCAGTTGCCCACCTTCGACGCCGCCGAGAACCGCGGCATCGTGTGGGAGTACTCCAGCCGGGCGGGCCTCGTGCCGATTGAAGTGCCCGCGCCGATCCATGGCGACGTGCTCACCATGCGGGCCACTCAGCGGGCGCTCGACCTCAACCCCGACCTCGACGCGGCACTGACGCTTTTCCTCGCCGCCAACCTCCGTCGTGCCAACCGCCTGCCCGATGGCGAAACCGACCCCAGCTACGCCAGCGACCGTCGGCCGCCCGCGTTCTACGCTCTGCTGGCCGGCCCCGTCCGCCTTCACGAAGTGCTCGATCGGGCCTTGCGTGACAACGACCCGGCCCTGGCCCTCAACGCGATCGAAGCGCTGTCCCACACCGCCAGCGATCGTCAGTTGGTCGATGCAGACGGCCGACGTCAGCCGCTGCTGCGGGCCCTCTCGTACCCTGATCGTCGCGTGCGGTTCCGTGCCGCCGAGGCGCTCGCCAACGCTCGGCCGACCGAGTCGTTCAACGGCGACCACCGCGTGGTGCCCGTGCTCGCTGAGGCCGTTCGCCAGCAGGATGTGCAGTACGCCCTCGTGCTCGCGGACGATCAGGAAACGCTCAACCAACTGCTCGAACGCGTCGGTGAGCAAGGCTACGAAGCCTTCGGCGGCATGTCGCTCAGCGATGTCCGCGACGAACTCGAAAGCCGACCTGGTGTCGACCTCGTCGTGATCGCCCAGGACACGGACAACATCCGCCGGGCCTTCTCGCGAACGCGTGACGACTACAAGCTCGCCGCAACGCCCGTGCTCGCCGTCGCCCGCTCGTCCGATCAGCAGGCCCGCCTCAACCAGTTCCTCGGCGAAGAGGCTCGGTTCTCCAGCGTCGTCGTCGCCGACGAGCCCCAGCGACTCGCCTCGGCGATCGAACAGGTGCAGGAAGCCGACACCGGCGAACCCATCGGCGAAGCGGAAAGCGAAGAGTTCGCCCTCACCGCCCTCCGCCTGCTGCACCAGATCGCCCGTGCCAGCGACGTGTACGACGCGCAGGCCGCCGGCCCCGCGCTCACGCAAGCCCTTGGCGACGATCGCGACAGCGTCGTCGTCGCGGCCGGCAAGGTGCTCGCCGAGTTGGACAACTCCTCTGCTCAGCGTGCACTGGCCTCGGCCTCGCTCGATCGTTCCGGTGAGGTGCAGATCGACCTGCTGACCAGCCTCGCCACCTCGGCGATCGCGTTCGGCAACATGCTCACGCAGGATCACACGGACATGCTGCTCGAGTTCGTCGACACTGCTGAGGGCGACACCGCCGTCGCCGCCGCCCGTGCACACGGCGCGCTCTCGCTCCCGACCGCCAACGCCGTCCGCCTCATCCGCGGCGAGTAAATACACAAAGCCCACGGATGGCATCCGTGGGTTCGAATAAAAAAACAACGCCCCGGCCAGACGGTCGGGGCGTTGTTTTGTTTTGTGGCGTGGACCGTAAGCCGAATTCTGTTCCAACCCGCAAGCCGGGGCTCGCGTGTCGGGACGGCCATTTCTCCAGGCCCGCCGTTGCCGACGGGCTCAAGCGACCTACCCGCCCCATGGCCCCGGACCGGGGCTGCCCACAGCGTTGACGGGGTCAACAACCGAAGGCGGGGCTGCTTGGTCTTGCACGCGGTGGGGTTTACCATGCCCGACCTGTCACCAGGTCAGCGGTGCGCTCTTACCGCACCTTTT
The Phycisphaerales bacterium AB-hyl4 genome window above contains:
- a CDS encoding HEAT repeat domain-containing protein translates to MSAARSLVLGVLLLAFSLALANPSQAQQDRDPAQLWADFNHYSLIARPDLALAAGEALLDRVDDAELLEIVEASDYRDYEPTLERAARVDELREVARELGRRIQQGRVDQSRDEERIREDIRLLGEGDRRFRNATQRLTSAGQYAAPHMLRALQDRDRNRLHPYVVSSLTRIGQPIVDPLAVALPNLSPTVMVQVAQVLADIGYPQPLPYMKQVLEDEQVDEDARRVVDRAYRRLAEVAGIDADTSAADLFLRLGETNYRAATRGEQLPTFDAAENRGIVWEYSSRAGLVPIEVPAPIHGDVLTMRATQRALDLNPDLDAALTLFLAANLRRANRLPDGETDPSYASDRRPPAFYALLAGPVRLHEVLDRALRDNDPALALNAIEALSHTASDRQLVDADGRRQPLLRALSYPDRRVRFRAAEALANARPTESFNGDHRVVPVLAEAVRQQDVQYALVLADDQETLNQLLERVGEQGYEAFGGMSLSDVRDELESRPGVDLVVIAQDTDNIRRAFSRTRDDYKLAATPVLAVARSSDQQARLNQFLGEEARFSSVVVADEPQRLASAIEQVQEADTGEPIGEAESEEFALTALRLLHQIARASDVYDAQAAGPALTQALGDDRDSVVVAAGKVLAELDNSSAQRALASASLDRSGEVQIDLLTSLATSAIAFGNMLTQDHTDMLLEFVDTAEGDTAVAAARAHGALSLPTANAVRLIRGE